A stretch of Haloferax sp. Atlit-12N DNA encodes these proteins:
- a CDS encoding proteasome assembly chaperone family protein, which produces MARIRVLAEELTDELESPTLVEGLPGVGLVGKIAADHLVEAFDMTHYADVFCEGVPKVAVYMKDNPTLHPPVRLYADAERNLLVLQSDIPIRPEAATELATCLGPWFEELDVLPVFLSGIAREKSEAVPALYGVGTDGATPRLEDASIDRPTETGLVSGPTGALLSNAVSVGRPALALVVESDPQFPDPEAARVIIKQGIEPLVGVEVPVDDLVDSATEIRQAKEQLARRMQQSEEESTQARPLGMYQ; this is translated from the coding sequence ATGGCACGCATTCGCGTCCTCGCGGAGGAACTCACCGACGAACTGGAGTCGCCGACGCTGGTCGAAGGGCTGCCGGGCGTCGGGTTGGTCGGCAAAATCGCGGCCGACCATCTGGTCGAGGCGTTCGACATGACCCACTACGCCGACGTGTTCTGCGAGGGCGTCCCGAAGGTCGCGGTCTACATGAAAGACAACCCGACGCTGCACCCGCCGGTTAGGCTCTACGCCGACGCGGAACGGAACCTGCTCGTCCTCCAGAGCGACATCCCCATCCGGCCCGAGGCGGCGACCGAACTCGCAACCTGTCTCGGCCCGTGGTTCGAAGAACTCGACGTGCTTCCCGTGTTCCTCTCGGGCATCGCCCGCGAGAAGTCCGAGGCGGTGCCCGCGCTTTACGGCGTCGGCACCGACGGCGCGACGCCGCGACTCGAAGACGCCAGTATCGACCGCCCGACAGAGACTGGCCTCGTCTCGGGGCCGACGGGTGCGCTCCTGAGCAACGCCGTCTCGGTCGGTCGCCCGGCGCTCGCGTTGGTCGTCGAGTCGGACCCGCAGTTCCCGGACCCCGAGGCGGCTCGGGTCATCATCAAACAGGGCATCGAACCGCTCGTCGGCGTCGAGGTTCCCGTGGACGACCTCGTGGACAGCGCCACCGAGATTCGACAGGCCAAAGAGCAGTTGGCTCGGCGGATGCAGCAGTCCGAAGAGGAGAGCACGCAGGCGCGGCCGCTCGGGATGTACCAGTAG
- a CDS encoding RsmB/NOP family class I SAM-dependent RNA methyltransferase — MNPLQRYAPLVDDEEAFFAACERPLPSVVRVNTIKTTVARAREALDDEGVAYEPTDWHPGILKLEDSSPGTNWPYFHGWLHGQEEVSALPAIALDPQPGERVWDTCAAPGSKTTQIAAMMNDEGVLVGNDNNLGRLSALRHNAERLGVTNLVVSNQDARNFSMKPYGERTPEKAGSFEQFDRVLVDAPCSCEGTCRKNPDVLDEWTMNHVKSVAGIQKGILRRAVQVTKAGGTVVYSTCTFAPEENEAILDFVLEREDCEVVEWDVPDGFETAPGITEWEGDEYDPSVTKARRVYPHHNDTGGFFTAKLEVTA; from the coding sequence ATGAACCCGCTCCAGCGGTACGCGCCGCTCGTGGACGACGAGGAGGCCTTTTTCGCGGCCTGCGAGCGGCCGCTTCCCTCCGTCGTTCGCGTCAACACCATCAAGACGACGGTGGCGCGCGCCCGCGAGGCGCTCGACGACGAGGGCGTCGCCTACGAACCGACCGACTGGCACCCCGGCATCCTGAAGCTCGAAGACAGCAGTCCGGGGACGAACTGGCCGTACTTCCACGGCTGGCTCCACGGCCAAGAGGAAGTGTCGGCGCTCCCGGCTATCGCTCTCGACCCGCAGCCGGGCGAGCGCGTCTGGGACACCTGCGCCGCGCCGGGGTCGAAGACGACCCAGATTGCCGCCATGATGAACGACGAGGGCGTCCTCGTCGGCAACGACAACAACCTCGGGCGGCTGTCGGCGCTCCGCCACAACGCCGAGCGCCTCGGCGTGACGAACCTCGTCGTGTCGAATCAGGACGCCCGCAACTTCTCGATGAAACCCTACGGGGAACGGACCCCCGAGAAGGCCGGGTCGTTCGAGCAGTTCGACCGCGTCCTCGTCGACGCGCCGTGTTCCTGCGAGGGCACCTGCCGGAAGAACCCCGACGTGCTCGACGAGTGGACGATGAACCACGTCAAAAGCGTCGCCGGCATCCAGAAGGGCATCCTCCGGCGCGCCGTGCAGGTGACGAAAGCCGGCGGCACCGTCGTCTACTCCACGTGTACCTTCGCGCCCGAGGAGAACGAGGCCATCCTCGACTTCGTCCTCGAACGGGAGGACTGCGAGGTCGTCGAGTGGGACGTCCCCGACGGCTTCGAGACCGCGCCCGGCATCACCGAGTGGGAGGGCGACGAGTACGACCCATCGGTGACCAAGGCACGGCGCGTCTACCCGCACCACAACGACACGGGCGGGTTCTTCACTGCCAAACTGGAGGTAACCGCATGA
- a CDS encoding nucleotide exchange factor GrpE, giving the protein MSDDPAESVTDANVEPEADAAPNAAAQAAEDAATDADGEASSAEAASEEPDAADDGPTVADRVAEYDDDLAGEVAALEARVTDLEAERDEAEATAEELQSRLKRTQADFQNYKKRAKKRQDQIKERATEDFVERVVTVRDNLVRALDQDEDADIRGGLESTLKEFDRILEDENVEIIDPEPGTDVDPNRHEVMMRVDSDEPADTVANVFQPGYEMADKVIRAAQITVSKGE; this is encoded by the coding sequence ATGAGCGACGACCCCGCCGAGTCGGTCACGGACGCGAACGTAGAACCCGAGGCCGACGCGGCACCCAACGCAGCGGCGCAGGCGGCCGAAGACGCGGCGACCGACGCCGACGGCGAGGCGTCGAGCGCCGAGGCGGCCAGCGAGGAACCCGACGCGGCGGACGACGGGCCGACCGTCGCCGACCGCGTCGCCGAGTACGACGACGACCTCGCGGGCGAGGTCGCGGCGCTCGAAGCCCGCGTCACCGACCTCGAAGCCGAGCGCGACGAGGCCGAAGCGACGGCCGAGGAACTCCAGTCTCGCCTCAAGCGCACGCAGGCCGACTTCCAGAACTACAAGAAGCGCGCCAAGAAGCGACAGGACCAGATCAAAGAGCGCGCCACCGAGGACTTCGTCGAGCGCGTCGTCACCGTCCGCGACAACCTCGTCCGCGCGCTCGACCAGGACGAGGACGCCGACATCCGCGGCGGCCTCGAATCGACGCTCAAGGAGTTCGACCGAATCCTCGAAGACGAGAACGTCGAAATCATCGACCCCGAACCGGGGACCGACGTGGACCCGAACCGCCACGAGGTGATGATGCGCGTCGACAGCGACGAACCGGCGGACACCGTCGCCAACGTGTTCCAGCCCGGCTACGAGATGGCCGACAAGGTCATCCGCGCCGCGCAGATCACGGTCAGTAAGGGCGAGTAG